Genomic window (Candidatus Diapherotrites archaeon):
CTCCCATGCAGGAATAAGGCAGCACAATAGCATTCAATTCATCTATTGTAATGTCTTCCTTAATGCATTCATGGCTTTTAATTAAATGAGGGGCATTGCTTAATCCTTGAAGCACGCACCCAAGATATGCTGGGCCAATTGCTTCTGCTGCAGCCCTCGGGTCAACTACACCTGAATTCATTTCCTTCTTTATTTCTTTATGAGAAAGAAGGGGCGCATGAGCGCAGGGAATGCCAAACTCCTTTGAAATTAAATGAGATATAATTGCCTCTGTGCCACCGTAAGGGTTTGCTGACTTGCCTTTAAAGTAGGCGTTCAAGTCCTTGAAATCTATTTTTATTGCAAGGGAAATTGCAATTGCCTCTGCGCCTTTTTCAATCAAAGACCTGCAGGAATCAATCAATGCCTCCTCATTATGGATTTCCCCCAAGAAAGCGCCTTCCCTTGTCTTGACTGCGCGCGCATCAACAACTTCATTTGTTATTTCATAGCCTATTACATTCACTCCCTTTACAGTCCTTATTGCATCAATTGAATTCAATGCAAGGTCATAGCTTTCCTTTTCCATTCCTTTATCTAATACTACCCCCACCTTGTTTGAATGCACTTTCCTTAATCCTATTTCTCCCCTGAAAAACTTGTCCAGAGAAAATCCTTCAACGTACAATACATTGCCTCGCGCTAAATCCATTGAGACAGCATTAACCACATTAGGATGGGCAATCAAGTAATCGCACACTGAAGCCATTGCATTTGTTGCAGGGGTTGCGTCACCCACATAGCCTCCAATGCTTGCCTTCACTCCTGTGGGCACAATGTGCGCTGCAATAAACTTCTCCATTCAATTCACTTCCTTATGCTCGCATTAATTATTAGCTTCCTGCCTTTCTTTTCCTCTACAGCAAACCTTAATGTATCAATTCCTTTGGTCTCAAAATAAGAGTCAAGGAAATCCAGCAGCTCTTGAGGCT
Coding sequences:
- a CDS encoding DUF3326 domain-containing protein; this translates as MEKFIAAHIVPTGVKASIGGYVGDATPATNAMASVCDYLIAHPNVVNAVSMDLARGNVLYVEGFSLDKFFRGEIGLRKVHSNKVGVVLDKGMEKESYDLALNSIDAIRTVKGVNVIGYEITNEVVDARAVKTREGAFLGEIHNEEALIDSCRSLIEKGAEAIAISLAIKIDFKDLNAYFKGKSANPYGGTEAIISHLISKEFGIPCAHAPLLSHKEIKKEMNSGVVDPRAAAEAIGPAYLGCVLQGLSNAPHLIKSHECIKEDITIDELNAIVLPYSCMGGVPALAAQKFGIPLIAVKENRTVMKATPEKMGFRNVIPVNNYWEAVGVLASMKEGIDCCELRRPVKKLKKFKSV